A genomic region of Lytechinus pictus isolate F3 Inbred chromosome 2, Lp3.0, whole genome shotgun sequence contains the following coding sequences:
- the LOC129254985 gene encoding SAGA-associated factor 29-like, protein MKMRRGKSSGGTPLASSKDEKVMAPSSISPEPNMDSPGKTPQSEGAGGSGTETEPKPEEEKTGESSKTNVLHVGTGSASIQEMLAELYRLVKDTHKGKERSEANLGLITKTQESINQSQKISPYYRTKLRSLYQSALSDAENEAELYRKSLEKITDIKNIRNEQRLQARSAGHHSDSDGPRKIMRRGVLMNMLQQTAITLPLWIGRTEQEKPPPLCGAIPAESSYISKPGDYIAARVRGSDGDENWILAEVISFNSGTNKYEVDDIDEEGKERHLLSRRRIVPLPLMKANPETNQEALFKKGMLVMALYPQTTCFYRALVERPPEGPIDDYSVLFEDNSYADGYSPALNVAQRYVVQVKEPRKR, encoded by the exons ATGAAGATGAGAAGAGGGAAATCGTCCGGGGGCACACCCTTGGCCTCTAGCAAGGATGAAAAGGTGATGGCTCCCAGCTCCATATCCCCAGAACCAAACATGGATTCTCCAGGCAAGACTCCTCAGTCTGAGGGTGCAGGAGGGAGTGGGACAGAGACAGAGCCCAAACCAGAGGAAGAGAAGACGGGAGAAAGCAGTAAAACCAATGTACTACATGTAGGGACAGGTTCAGCATCCATACAGGAGATGCTAGCTGAGCTATATCGTCTTGTCAAAGACACACATAAG GGCAAGGAAAGGAGTGAGGCAAATTTAGGATTGATCACAAAGACACAAGAGAGTATTAATCAAAGTCAGAAGATATCACCTTACTATCGTACCAAACTACGTAGCCTTTACCAGTCTGCATTGTCAGATGCAGAAAATGAAGCaga ATTATATAGAAAATCATTGGAGAAGATCACAGATATTAAGAACATACGTAACGAGCAACGTCTGCAGGCAAGGAGTGCTGGTCATCATTCTGACTCTGATGGACCAAGAAAAATTATGAGGAGAGGGGTACTAATGAACATGCTGCAACAGACTGCCATCACATTACCGCTGTGGATAGGACGTACAGAGCAAGA AAAACCTCCTCCTCTGTGTGGTGCTATACCAGCCGAGTCTAGCTACATATCTAAACCAGGTGATTATATTGCAGCCAGAGTGAGAGGgagtgatggtgatgaaaacTGGATTCTTGCAGAAGTTATTTCTTTCAACTCGGGCACCAATAAATATGAGGTGGATGACATCGATGAGGAAGGCAAAGA GAGGCATCTATTATCAAGACGGAGAATAGTCCCTCTTCCTTTGATGAAAGCCAACCCGGAGACAAACCAAGAAGCTTTATTTAAGAAGGGAATG CTTGTGATGGCATTGTACCCCCAAACGACATGTTTCTATAGAGCATTAGTAGAGCGACCACCAGAAGGG CCTATTGATGACTACTCGGTATTATTTGAGGACAACTCCTATGCAGATGGCTACTCACCGGCATTGAATGTGGCACAGAGGTACGTCGTCCAGGTCAAAGAACCAAGGAAAAGATGA